Sequence from the Aromatoleum petrolei genome:
ATGCAGCGCATGAACTTCCAGCGCGGACGCAAACACGAAGCACCGGACATCAACCTGATCCCGCTAATCGATGTCCTGCTGGTCCTGATCATCTTTCTCGTCCTCACGACGACCTACTCCAAGGTGTCGGGACTCGAGATCAACCTCCCCACGGCCGACACCAAGGCCGCCGAAGTTACGCCCAGCGAGATCGTGGTCGCGGTGAATGCCGCCGGAGACGTTCTCGTCAATCGCCAGCCGGTCGGCGACAAGAGCATCAATGCGATCGCCGCGGCGCTCGGTCGCGCCGTTCCCGCCGGAGGCAAGGATCCAGTCGTGGTCATCACGGCTGACGCCAAGGCCGCGCACCAGAGCGTCATTGACGTAATGCAGGCGGCGCAGCGTGCGGGCCTGCCGCACATCACCTTCGCCACCCAGTCCGCCCCGTGAGCCCTCTTGCCGCCGGGGCGGTGTCGGCGACCCGGCCGCCGAGGCCGTACACCTGATCCATGGCGCGCAGCAGCCCGGAGTGGTGGCAACGCCGCTCGCTCGTCGCGCACCTGCTGCGCCCCTTGTCGGCGCTGTTCGGCGCCCTTGCCGCGACGCGTCGTCGCCGCTATCGCAGTGACCTGCGGCGTGTCGAGCGCCTCCCGGTTCCGGTCATCATCGTCGGCAACATTGCTGTCGGCGGCAGTGGCAAGACGCCGGTCGTGGATTGGCTCGTGCGCGAGCTGCGCGCGGCGGGGTGGGTGCCCGGAGTCGTCAGTCGCGGCTATGGCGGCCAATTCGACGGCGTCGCCCTGGTTCCCGCCGACGGCGATACTTCCCTGTACGGCGACGAACCCGTACTCCTCGCGCGCCTGACCGCTTGCCCGGTTGCCGTCGGTGCGGACCGCCCGGCCGCGGCAAGAGCGCTTCTGGCCCGGCATCCCGAGTGCGACGTCATTGTGTCCGACGACGGCTTGCAGCATTACCGCCTTGCTCGCGACGTCGAGCTCGCGGTCGTGGACGAGCGCACGCTCGGCAACCGCTGGCTGCTGCCCGCCGGCCCGCTGCGCGAACCGGTGAGCCGGCTGCGCGAAGTCGATGTGGTGATTGCCCATGGCGCCCTTTCGGCAGAAGTCAGGCAGGCAATCGGCGGTACGCCGGTGTTCCCGATGAGGCTCGAAGGCGATGCCTTCATCTCCCTGCGGGATGCGACGTCTTGGTGCCAGCCCGACGCATTCACGGGGCGCCGCGTGCATGCGGTCGCCGGCATAGGTCGCCCGGAGCGATTTTTCGATCAGTTGCGCGCGATGGGACTCGATGTCGTGCCCCATCCCTTCCCGGATCACCACCCATTCACCCCAGCCGACCTGGCGTTCGCACCGGGCGAGGCGAAAGTCCTGACCAGCAAGGATGCGGTAAAATGCTCGGCTTTCGCGCCTGCCGACACTTGGGAATTCCCGGTCAGGGCACAGATCCCGGCGGGCGCCGCCGAACATATCCTGGAGAAACTGTCGCATGGACGCCAGACTGCTTGAAATCCTCGTGTGCCCCGTCTGCAAGGGTCCCCTCGACTTCGTCAAGGACAAGCAGGAACTCGTCTGCAAGGCTGACCGCCTCGCGTTCCCGATCCGCGACGGCATTCCGGTGATGCTCGAG
This genomic interval carries:
- a CDS encoding ExbD/TolR family protein translates to MNFQRGRKHEAPDINLIPLIDVLLVLIIFLVLTTTYSKVSGLEINLPTADTKAAEVTPSEIVVAVNAAGDVLVNRQPVGDKSINAIAAALGRAVPAGGKDPVVVITADAKAAHQSVIDVMQAAQRAGLPHITFATQSAP
- the lpxK gene encoding tetraacyldisaccharide 4'-kinase, yielding MARSSPEWWQRRSLVAHLLRPLSALFGALAATRRRRYRSDLRRVERLPVPVIIVGNIAVGGSGKTPVVDWLVRELRAAGWVPGVVSRGYGGQFDGVALVPADGDTSLYGDEPVLLARLTACPVAVGADRPAAARALLARHPECDVIVSDDGLQHYRLARDVELAVVDERTLGNRWLLPAGPLREPVSRLREVDVVIAHGALSAEVRQAIGGTPVFPMRLEGDAFISLRDATSWCQPDAFTGRRVHAVAGIGRPERFFDQLRAMGLDVVPHPFPDHHPFTPADLAFAPGEAKVLTSKDAVKCSAFAPADTWEFPVRAQIPAGAAEHILEKLSHGRQTA
- a CDS encoding Trm112 family protein, encoding MDARLLEILVCPVCKGPLDFVKDKQELVCKADRLAFPIRDGIPVMLEEEARQLPAEEVDALRR